In the Qipengyuania pelagi genome, one interval contains:
- a CDS encoding DUF808 domain-containing protein, which produces MPGGLVALLDDVSVIARTAAASVDDIGVAASRAGSKAAGVVIDDAAVTPGYVTGLKPARELPIIWNITKGSLKNKLLILLPGALLLSWLLPAAIVFVLMAGGCYLAFEGAEKVMEKLGGEKHGKTLEDEIEDPVAFEKARTNGAIRTDLILSAEIMAITLNEVAAETLLTRAVVLAVVGIAITFVVYGAVALIVKMDDVGLYLAEKSSAAAQATGRFLLKAMPWLLKILSFVGTIAMLWVGGGIILHGLHELGFYGPSDTAHSIEHAVEVATGGMGGVLGWATYAAISALVGLAVGFVIAQIVHRLPTKSGRAAH; this is translated from the coding sequence ATGCCCGGCGGCCTGGTTGCCCTTCTCGACGATGTCTCGGTGATCGCGCGCACTGCTGCGGCGTCGGTGGACGATATCGGTGTCGCCGCCAGCCGCGCCGGATCGAAGGCGGCGGGCGTGGTGATCGACGATGCGGCGGTGACGCCGGGCTATGTCACCGGGCTGAAGCCCGCGCGCGAATTGCCGATCATCTGGAACATCACCAAGGGCAGTCTGAAGAACAAGCTGCTGATTCTGCTCCCCGGCGCCCTGCTCCTGAGCTGGCTGCTGCCCGCCGCGATCGTATTCGTTCTGATGGCGGGGGGCTGTTACCTCGCCTTCGAAGGCGCCGAGAAGGTGATGGAGAAGCTCGGCGGCGAAAAGCACGGCAAGACGCTGGAAGACGAGATCGAGGATCCGGTCGCGTTCGAAAAGGCGCGCACCAATGGGGCGATCCGCACCGATCTGATCCTGTCCGCCGAGATCATGGCCATCACCCTGAACGAGGTCGCGGCGGAAACCCTGCTGACGCGCGCGGTCGTGCTGGCCGTGGTCGGGATCGCGATCACCTTCGTCGTTTACGGGGCGGTGGCGCTGATCGTGAAGATGGACGATGTCGGCCTGTATCTCGCGGAAAAGAGCAGCGCGGCGGCACAGGCCACCGGACGCTTCCTGTTGAAGGCGATGCCGTGGCTCCTGAAGATCCTGTCTTTCGTCGGCACGATCGCCATGCTCTGGGTCGGCGGCGGGATCATCCTTCACGGGTTGCACGAACTGGGCTTCTACGGTCCTTCGGACACGGCCCATTCCATCGAACACGCGGTGGAGGTCGCGACCGGGGGCATGGGCGGCGTGCTGGGATGGGCGACCTATGCGGCGATTTCGGCTCTGGTCGGGCTGGCGGTCGGCTTCGTGATCGCGCAGATCGTCCATCGCCTCCCGACCAAGAGCGGGCGCGCGGCGCACTGA
- the rpsF gene encoding 30S ribosomal protein S6, whose amino-acid sequence MALYEHVFLARQDLSQSQVDQLAATATEIVENNEGKVTKTETWGLKNLAYKIDRNRKAHFVLLNIEGPGSVVAELERQTRINEDVIRYMTIRVDEHEEGPSAMMRKNERDSKKRRERSDRGDN is encoded by the coding sequence ATGGCTCTGTACGAGCATGTATTCTTGGCGCGCCAGGATCTGAGCCAGTCTCAGGTCGATCAATTGGCCGCCACCGCCACCGAAATCGTCGAGAACAACGAAGGCAAGGTCACCAAGACGGAGACCTGGGGCCTCAAGAACCTCGCCTACAAGATCGACCGCAACCGCAAAGCGCATTTCGTGCTGCTCAACATCGAAGGCCCGGGTTCCGTGGTCGCCGAGCTTGAGCGCCAGACGCGCATCAACGAAGACGTCATTCGCTACATGACGATCCGCGTCGACGAGCATGAAGAAGGCCCGTCCGCGATGATGCGCAAGAACGAGCGCGACAGCAAGAAGCGCCGCGAGCGCTCCGACCGGGGAGACAATTGA
- the rpsR gene encoding 30S ribosomal protein S18, with the protein MARPFFRRRKTCPFSGKNAPAIDYKDVRLLQGFMSERGKIVPSRITAVSAKKQRELAKAIKRARHIGLLPYIVR; encoded by the coding sequence ATGGCCCGCCCGTTTTTCCGCCGCCGCAAGACCTGCCCGTTCTCGGGCAAGAACGCTCCCGCGATCGACTATAAGGACGTGCGCCTTCTCCAGGGTTTCATGTCCGAGCGTGGCAAGATCGTACCGAGCCGCATCACCGCCGTGAGCGCGAAGAAGCAGCGCGAACTCGCCAAGGCGATCAAGCGCGCCCGCCATATCGGCCTTTTGCCGTACATCGTGCGCTGA
- the rplI gene encoding 50S ribosomal protein L9: protein MDIILLERIGNLGNIGDVVTVKDGYARNFLLPQKKALRANESNKKVFEANRDRLEKENAERRGEAEKQGKDVDGTEIVLIRASSNAGQLYGSVNVRDIVAGLAEKGHEIDKKQIIMGSPIKSIGMHDVTVALHPEVHVTVKANVARSDDEAELQSQGVDVLAQMFEDEQREIEEMADANRIDPNLEPGEIPADMLDEPTPVDMDGNPIEQDGE from the coding sequence ATGGATATCATCCTCCTCGAACGCATCGGCAATCTCGGCAATATCGGTGACGTCGTCACCGTGAAGGACGGGTACGCCCGCAACTTCCTGCTGCCGCAGAAGAAGGCGCTGCGCGCCAACGAATCGAACAAGAAAGTGTTCGAAGCCAATCGCGATCGCCTCGAAAAGGAAAACGCGGAACGCCGCGGCGAAGCCGAGAAGCAGGGCAAGGACGTCGACGGGACCGAGATCGTCCTGATCCGCGCCTCGTCCAACGCCGGCCAGCTCTACGGTTCGGTCAATGTTCGCGACATCGTTGCGGGCCTGGCCGAAAAGGGCCACGAGATCGACAAGAAGCAGATCATCATGGGCAGCCCGATCAAGTCGATCGGGATGCATGACGTGACCGTCGCTCTCCACCCGGAAGTGCATGTCACCGTGAAGGCCAATGTCGCCCGTTCGGACGACGAAGCCGAATTGCAGAGCCAGGGCGTGGACGTCCTCGCGCAGATGTTCGAAGACGAGCAGCGCGAGATCGAGGAAATGGCCGATGCCAACCGCATCGACCCCAACCTCGAACCGGGCGAAATCCCCGCCGACATGCTCGACGAGCCGACCCCGGTCGATATGGACGGCAACCCGATCGAGCAGGACGGCGAGTAA
- a CDS encoding AMP nucleosidase, which translates to MQATQVRGRACHENDRERPQNAPMDSIDTILDKLESVYDAAVTRLRADVIAFGRDRTLPPPERRTDGSYTYPELRLRYRGGEQPEGRRRAFGRLNAPGLYTTTVTRPALFRDYLAEQLALISSNYEIEVEVGSSRQEMPFPYVLDGAAGAELAGVDPNEIARHFPSTDLADIGDELADGIELDNPDDPIPLSLFDGLRTDFSLARLAHYTGTDPEHFQRFILFTNYHRYVDEFVDWAGAQLGSNGCSALAGAGGMMLTEKTENAREQLSDTAWRRHQMPAYHLVGENRSGITLVNIGVGPSNAKTICDHLAVLRPEAWLMIGHCGGLRPSQKIGDYVLAHAYLRDDHVLDPVLPPEIPLPAIAEVQQALAGAAEQVSGEHGSDLKRRMRTGTVVTTDDRNWELRFTSSARRMSLSRAVGVDMESATIAGQGYRFRVPYGTLLCVSDKPLHGEIKLPGQANRFYEQAIAAHLQIGISACRMLREEGPRLHSRKLRAFNEPPFR; encoded by the coding sequence TTGCAAGCAACACAGGTCCGTGGCAGAGCCTGTCACGAAAACGATAGAGAGAGGCCACAGAACGCCCCAATGGATTCGATCGACACCATCCTCGACAAGCTCGAAAGCGTTTACGATGCTGCCGTCACGCGGCTGCGCGCCGATGTCATCGCCTTCGGTCGCGACCGGACGCTGCCTCCGCCCGAACGCCGCACCGACGGGTCCTATACCTATCCCGAACTGCGCCTGCGCTATCGCGGGGGCGAACAGCCGGAGGGGCGCCGCCGCGCCTTCGGCCGCCTGAACGCGCCGGGTCTCTACACCACCACCGTCACCCGCCCCGCTTTGTTTCGCGACTATCTCGCCGAACAGCTTGCGCTGATCTCGAGCAATTACGAGATCGAGGTCGAAGTCGGCTCCTCGCGCCAGGAAATGCCGTTCCCCTACGTGCTCGACGGCGCGGCGGGTGCGGAACTGGCGGGGGTCGATCCCAACGAGATCGCGCGCCATTTCCCCTCGACCGACCTCGCCGACATCGGCGACGAACTGGCCGACGGGATCGAACTGGACAATCCCGACGATCCGATCCCGCTGTCGCTGTTCGACGGATTGCGCACCGATTTCAGCCTCGCCCGGCTCGCGCACTATACCGGCACCGATCCCGAGCATTTCCAGCGTTTCATCCTGTTCACGAACTATCACCGCTATGTTGACGAATTCGTCGACTGGGCGGGCGCGCAGCTCGGCAGCAATGGTTGCTCGGCGCTCGCGGGTGCGGGCGGCATGATGCTGACCGAAAAGACCGAAAATGCGCGCGAGCAGCTTTCCGATACCGCATGGCGCCGCCACCAGATGCCCGCCTATCACCTGGTGGGCGAGAACCGCAGCGGGATCACGCTGGTCAATATCGGCGTCGGCCCGAGCAACGCCAAGACGATCTGCGATCATCTCGCGGTGCTGCGTCCTGAAGCCTGGCTGATGATCGGCCATTGCGGGGGCCTGCGCCCCAGCCAGAAAATCGGCGATTACGTGCTCGCCCACGCTTATCTGCGCGACGACCACGTGCTCGATCCGGTCCTGCCGCCCGAAATCCCCCTCCCCGCCATCGCCGAAGTCCAGCAGGCGTTGGCAGGCGCGGCGGAACAGGTGTCGGGCGAACACGGCAGCGATTTGAAGCGCCGGATGCGCACCGGCACTGTCGTGACGACGGACGATCGCAATTGGGAGCTGCGCTTCACCAGTTCGGCGCGGCGCATGTCGCTATCGCGCGCAGTCGGCGTCGATATGGAAAGCGCGACAATCGCCGGACAGGGATACCGCTTCCGCGTGCCCTACGGAACGCTGCTCTGCGTTTCGGACAAGCCTTTGCACGGCGAGATCAAGCTGCCAGGCCAGGCCAACCGCTTCTACGAACAGGCGATCGCCGCCCATCTCCAGATCGGCATCAGCGCCTGCCGGATGCTACGCGAGGAAGGCCCGAGACTGCACAGCCGCAAGCTGCGCGCGTTCAACGAGCCGCCGTTCAGGTGA
- a CDS encoding YbjN domain-containing protein, producing MFKYMIAAACTLSAAPVLAQDMVSANDPATMVKILEFAGYEAELSTDSQGDPLISTELAGYNTDLVFYGCNEETHDECDAIQFYAGFKTDGKIDAVKVDAFNAQYRYAQASLDEDKDMVIRWDVLTGKGIPTPVFLMSVRAFAVAIGNAADTAFPD from the coding sequence ATGTTCAAATATATGATTGCAGCTGCGTGCACCCTTTCCGCTGCACCCGTTCTTGCGCAGGACATGGTCAGCGCGAACGATCCGGCGACGATGGTGAAGATACTCGAATTTGCCGGTTATGAGGCTGAGTTGAGTACGGACAGCCAAGGCGATCCGCTGATCTCGACCGAATTAGCGGGCTATAACACCGATCTGGTCTTTTACGGCTGCAACGAGGAAACGCACGATGAGTGCGACGCGATCCAGTTTTACGCCGGCTTCAAGACCGATGGTAAGATCGATGCGGTGAAGGTCGATGCCTTCAACGCGCAGTATCGCTACGCCCAGGCGTCTCTGGACGAGGACAAGGATATGGTCATTCGTTGGGACGTACTGACCGGCAAGGGTATCCCCACCCCGGTATTTCTCATGTCGGTGCGCGCCTTTGCCGTCGCGATCGGGAATGCCGCCGATACCGCTTTTCCGGACTAG
- the rimK gene encoding 30S ribosomal protein S6--L-glutamate ligase: MKIAMLARNANLYSHKRLQQAAEERGHSLDILNTTRCTVHIASHRPEVYYNGEPCVGYDAVIPRIGASITNYGLAILRQFEMRGCWPLNESVAIGRSRDKLRSMQILAKHGLGLPLTAYANDPKQAEEIIKAVKGPPVVIKLLEGTQGIGVVLAETMSSAKSVIEAFRGANVNILVQEFIKEAGGTDIRALVVGGKVVATMKRTGAADDFRSNLHRGGSAELIKITPAERSTAVSAAKRMGLNVCGVDMLRSNHGPVIMEVNSSPGLEGIENATGKDIAGMIIDFMASKAKEGKTKTKGAG; this comes from the coding sequence ATGAAAATTGCGATGCTGGCGCGCAACGCCAATCTCTATTCGCACAAACGCTTGCAGCAGGCGGCGGAGGAGCGCGGGCATTCGCTCGACATCCTCAACACCACGCGCTGCACCGTCCACATCGCGAGCCACCGACCCGAGGTTTATTATAACGGCGAGCCATGCGTCGGCTATGACGCGGTGATCCCGCGCATCGGCGCCTCGATCACCAATTACGGCCTTGCCATCCTGCGCCAGTTCGAGATGCGTGGCTGCTGGCCGCTCAACGAAAGCGTCGCCATCGGGCGCAGCCGGGACAAATTGCGTTCGATGCAGATCCTGGCCAAGCACGGGCTCGGCCTGCCGCTGACCGCCTATGCCAACGATCCCAAGCAGGCGGAGGAGATCATCAAGGCGGTCAAGGGCCCGCCAGTGGTCATCAAGCTGCTCGAAGGGACACAAGGGATCGGGGTCGTGCTCGCCGAGACGATGTCGAGCGCGAAATCTGTTATCGAGGCGTTTCGCGGCGCGAACGTCAACATCCTGGTACAGGAATTCATCAAGGAAGCGGGCGGCACGGATATCCGCGCGCTGGTAGTCGGCGGCAAGGTGGTCGCCACTATGAAGCGCACCGGCGCGGCGGACGATTTCCGCTCGAACCTCCATCGCGGGGGCAGCGCCGAGCTGATCAAGATCACCCCCGCCGAACGCTCGACCGCCGTAAGCGCCGCCAAGCGCATGGGCCTCAATGTCTGCGGCGTGGACATGCTGCGCAGCAATCACGGCCCGGTGATCATGGAGGTCAACTCCTCGCCCGGCCTGGAGGGGATCGAAAACGCGACCGGCAAGGACATTGCGGGCATGATTATCGACTTCATGGCCTCGAAGGCCAAAGAGGGAAAGACGAAGACCAAGGGGGCGGGTTGA
- a CDS encoding ATP-dependent zinc protease — protein sequence MARAALPVVGWRELVHLPDLGLHNLPAKIDTGARTSSLHATVLDEYERDGEQFVRFAVDFPQQHVRQVCEAVHVDWRGITSSNGKTQRRRIIKTPLRIGDVEFRAEISLANRADMRFPMLIGRSSLRRRFVVDSGHSWMQTPGRKPVEGHKP from the coding sequence ATGGCTAGAGCGGCCCTTCCAGTGGTGGGTTGGCGCGAGCTGGTGCATCTGCCCGATCTCGGCCTTCATAACCTCCCCGCCAAGATCGATACCGGCGCGCGCACGTCTTCGCTTCACGCGACCGTGCTCGACGAATATGAGCGTGACGGCGAGCAATTCGTCCGCTTCGCCGTCGATTTCCCGCAGCAGCACGTCCGCCAGGTGTGCGAGGCGGTGCATGTGGACTGGCGCGGGATCACCAGCTCCAACGGCAAGACCCAGCGGCGCCGCATCATCAAGACGCCGCTCAGAATCGGCGACGTCGAATTCCGCGCCGAAATCAGCCTCGCCAACCGGGCCGATATGCGATTTCCGATGCTGATCGGACGATCTTCGCTTAGACGCCGCTTTGTCGTCGATTCGGGTCATTCCTGGATGCAGACACCGGGCCGCAAGCCGGTCGAGGGTCACAAACCGTAA
- a CDS encoding YncE family protein — translation MISRISIIAAAGLAGLAGCAPVGPFGERAFLESDATGALFVAGKFGNTLARIDLATGRETARVASCANPHELATSPDGAHVALACYGGTTLDIFRTGDLAKVKTIELGENARPHGIVWLANRDLYATAEGRKSVFWVRDPLGTAETFEYGSGQEGTHMLVVSPDARHAWTTDLGSKTVTRIDLLTRRAPQSVEVGIEPEGIALSGDGATLYVSARGSDEVYAIAPQSMEVRRTIPVGDFPLRIAIRPQGDFAITSDLADGALSVIDLRSGTVARQIGVSSRDEAQERFQVTILWSPDGERIYVAETGTDTIAEVDFSTGKVLRRFSGGDGGDGLAILGGADG, via the coding sequence ATGATTTCGCGTATCTCGATAATCGCGGCGGCTGGATTGGCCGGGCTGGCCGGGTGCGCGCCGGTTGGCCCTTTTGGAGAGCGGGCTTTCCTCGAAAGCGACGCCACGGGCGCGCTGTTCGTCGCGGGCAAGTTCGGCAACACGCTGGCGCGGATCGATCTTGCCACGGGCCGTGAAACCGCACGGGTCGCGAGTTGCGCCAATCCGCACGAACTCGCCACCTCGCCCGACGGGGCACATGTCGCGCTCGCCTGTTATGGCGGCACCACGCTCGACATCTTCCGCACCGGCGATCTCGCGAAGGTCAAGACCATCGAGCTTGGCGAAAATGCTCGCCCGCACGGTATCGTCTGGCTTGCGAACCGCGATCTCTACGCGACGGCGGAAGGGCGCAAATCGGTCTTCTGGGTCAGGGACCCGCTCGGCACGGCGGAAACCTTCGAATATGGCAGCGGTCAGGAGGGGACGCATATGCTGGTCGTATCGCCCGACGCCCGCCATGCCTGGACCACCGATCTCGGATCGAAGACGGTCACGCGGATCGACCTCCTCACGCGCCGCGCCCCGCAATCGGTCGAGGTCGGGATCGAGCCCGAGGGGATCGCGCTGTCGGGGGATGGCGCAACGCTCTATGTCTCGGCCCGCGGATCGGACGAGGTCTATGCGATCGCGCCGCAATCCATGGAGGTCCGCCGGACCATTCCTGTCGGCGATTTCCCGCTGCGGATCGCAATTCGACCCCAAGGCGATTTCGCAATCACCTCCGACCTGGCCGATGGCGCCCTTTCCGTGATCGATCTGCGATCCGGTACGGTCGCACGCCAGATCGGGGTTTCGAGCCGTGACGAGGCGCAGGAGCGTTTCCAGGTTACGATTTTATGGTCACCCGATGGCGAGCGGATCTACGTCGCCGAAACCGGCACGGACACGATCGCCGAGGTCGATTTTTCGACCGGCAAGGTGCTGCGCCGCTTCTCCGGCGGCGATGGCGGCGACGGCCTGGCGATCCTGGGAGGCGCGGATGGCTAG
- a CDS encoding alpha/beta fold hydrolase, with product MTLTTDHFESFDGTRLALHRMGEGRPIVLLHGLFSSAQMNWIRFGHAERIAGQGYEVLMLDFRVHGDSAAPREAEAYPDNVLVRDAAALVDQLGLTDYDLGGFSLGARTSLHAVAHGVLEPARLIVGGMGTAGLGEWAKRAAFFRRVIDEFDAIPKGDPAYFSMQFLKSQGTDRVAARHLLGSMPDLDLALLERVTMPTLVVCGDEDRDNGSAEELANLLPNADFMEVPGTHMGSVTKPDLGRAMADWLGSPA from the coding sequence ATGACATTGACGACAGACCATTTCGAGAGCTTCGACGGCACCCGTCTGGCCCTGCATCGCATGGGCGAGGGCAGGCCGATAGTGCTCCTGCACGGGCTCTTCTCAAGCGCGCAGATGAACTGGATCCGCTTCGGTCATGCCGAACGCATCGCTGGTCAGGGTTACGAGGTCCTGATGCTCGATTTCCGGGTTCACGGCGACAGCGCCGCTCCGCGCGAGGCCGAGGCCTATCCCGACAATGTCCTGGTGCGCGACGCGGCGGCACTCGTCGATCAGCTTGGGCTGACCGATTACGACCTCGGCGGCTTCTCTCTCGGCGCGCGCACCTCGCTCCACGCCGTCGCACACGGCGTGCTCGAACCGGCGCGGCTGATCGTCGGCGGGATGGGCACGGCGGGCCTCGGCGAATGGGCGAAACGCGCGGCGTTCTTCCGCCGCGTGATCGACGAATTCGACGCGATCCCGAAAGGCGATCCCGCCTATTTCTCGATGCAGTTCCTGAAATCGCAGGGCACGGACCGGGTTGCCGCGCGGCATCTTCTTGGTTCGATGCCCGATCTTGATCTCGCTCTGCTCGAGCGCGTCACCATGCCGACCCTCGTGGTCTGTGGTGACGAGGACCGGGACAATGGATCGGCCGAGGAGCTTGCGAATTTGCTCCCCAATGCGGACTTCATGGAGGTTCCAGGCACGCATATGGGCAGCGTTACCAAGCCCGATCTCGGACGGGCGATGGCGGACTGGCTGGGCTCGCCCGCTTGA
- a CDS encoding aspartate-semialdehyde dehydrogenase: MSARFCPLLVSLVAIAACQQVSEEESAQGLANMEAGVQQPGAEVRLRADGVEITGAQGTYLAFDSPRDAVESELAGVLGPIVDRSRNDECGAGAVSSTSFPGGLTVNFQAGRLEGWFLTTNEGEPKAIATAEDISIGSDEAALDAAYAVEAMDSTLGDEFTTEEGISGFLTGPEGSRTVEALYSGATCFFR; this comes from the coding sequence ATGTCCGCCCGCTTCTGCCCTCTGCTCGTCAGCCTCGTCGCTATCGCGGCGTGCCAGCAGGTGAGCGAGGAGGAGAGCGCGCAGGGTCTCGCGAATATGGAGGCGGGCGTCCAACAACCGGGTGCCGAGGTCCGGCTTCGCGCCGACGGGGTGGAGATTACCGGCGCACAGGGAACCTATCTGGCCTTCGACAGCCCGCGAGACGCGGTGGAGAGCGAATTGGCGGGGGTACTCGGCCCCATCGTCGATCGTAGTCGCAACGATGAATGCGGCGCGGGCGCGGTCAGCTCGACGAGTTTCCCCGGAGGCCTGACCGTGAATTTCCAGGCAGGCAGGCTGGAAGGCTGGTTCCTCACTACGAACGAGGGTGAGCCCAAAGCGATCGCCACCGCCGAAGACATATCCATCGGTTCGGACGAAGCGGCGCTCGATGCAGCCTACGCGGTCGAGGCGATGGATAGCACGCTCGGTGACGAATTTACGACTGAAGAAGGCATTTCCGGGTTCCTGACAGGGCCGGAAGGCTCGCGAACGGTGGAGGCGCTTTATTCCGGTGCGACCTGTTTCTTCCGCTGA
- a CDS encoding aspartate-semialdehyde dehydrogenase, with the protein MGYRVAVVGATGNVGREMMMVLAERGFPCDEVAAVASSRSQGSEVEFGDTGKMLKCQNIEYFDWNGWDIALFAAGSGPAKEYAPKAAAAGCVVIDNSSLYRMDPDVPLIVPEVNPDAIHDYKKRNIIANPNCSTAQLVVALKPLHDAATIKRVVVSTYQSVSGAGKAGMDELFEQSRAIFVGDTVEPVKFTKQIAFNVIPHIDVFLDDGSTKEEWKMVVETKKILDPKIKLTATCVRVPVFVGHSEAVSIEFENEISAEQAQDILREAPGCMLVDKREDEGYITPVEAAGDSATYISRVREDPTVENGLNLWCVSDNLRKGAALNAVQIAELLGRECLKKG; encoded by the coding sequence TTGGGTTATCGGGTAGCCGTGGTCGGCGCGACGGGGAATGTCGGGCGTGAGATGATGATGGTGCTGGCGGAGCGGGGCTTCCCTTGCGACGAGGTGGCCGCGGTCGCCTCCAGCCGCAGCCAGGGCTCTGAGGTCGAGTTCGGCGACACCGGCAAGATGCTCAAATGCCAGAACATCGAATATTTCGACTGGAACGGCTGGGATATCGCGCTGTTCGCCGCGGGCAGCGGCCCGGCCAAGGAATATGCGCCCAAGGCGGCGGCGGCGGGCTGCGTCGTGATCGACAACAGCTCGCTCTATCGCATGGACCCCGATGTGCCGCTGATCGTGCCTGAGGTGAACCCGGACGCGATCCACGATTACAAGAAGCGCAACATCATCGCCAACCCCAACTGCTCGACCGCGCAGCTCGTCGTCGCGCTGAAGCCGTTGCACGATGCCGCCACTATCAAGCGCGTCGTGGTCTCGACCTATCAGTCGGTCTCCGGCGCGGGTAAGGCCGGGATGGACGAATTGTTCGAGCAGAGCCGCGCGATCTTCGTGGGCGACACGGTCGAGCCGGTGAAGTTCACCAAGCAGATCGCTTTCAACGTGATCCCGCATATCGACGTCTTCCTCGACGATGGTTCGACCAAGGAAGAGTGGAAGATGGTTGTCGAGACGAAGAAGATCCTCGATCCCAAGATCAAGCTCACCGCCACCTGCGTGCGCGTTCCCGTCTTCGTCGGCCATTCCGAGGCGGTCAGCATCGAATTCGAAAACGAGATCAGTGCCGAACAGGCGCAGGACATCCTGCGCGAGGCGCCGGGCTGTATGCTCGTCGACAAGCGCGAGGACGAGGGATACATCACGCCGGTAGAGGCCGCAGGCGACAGCGCGACCTATATCAGCCGCGTGCGCGAGGACCCGACGGTGGAGAACGGCCTCAATCTCTGGTGCGTCTCCGACAATCTGCGCAAGGGCGCGGCGCTGAACGCGGTGCAGATCGCGGAACTCCTGGGGCGTGAATGCCTTAAGAAAGGGTGA